One window of Quercus robur chromosome 5, dhQueRobu3.1, whole genome shotgun sequence genomic DNA carries:
- the LOC126725548 gene encoding protein SRG1-like: MASMEPVSSWNSNSVLSVMELTKEPMTVVPKNYIRPDQELSAPSDYSTLTTIPTIDMKKLALGETSDLELEKLHSTCKAWGLIQLANHGVSSSLLEKLKHEIEEFFMLPSEEKMKYKARPGDVEGYGTIIRCNDQTLDWGDRFYMTLNPIQKRKPYLFPELPSSLRNTLEAYISELQKLAMTLLGYMGKALKIEIKEMEELFGDGMQSMRMNYYPPCPQPELVVGLTPHSDATGITILHQINGVQGLQIKKDGVWIPVNFCADSLVVNVGDVMEILSNGAFTSVEHRVTVNSDKERISLAMFFNPKFEAEIGPVTSTLSPRNPPLFKRITMEDYVKDFFSRNLNGKSQLENMRIKSGESTLAA; the protein is encoded by the exons ATGGCATCAATGGAGCCGGTTAGCTCTTGGAACTCTAATTCAGTTCTCAGCGTTATGGAGCTCACCAAAGAGCCAATGACCGTAGTCCCGAAGAACTATATTCGTCCAGATCAAGAACTTTCCGCTCCCTCAGATTACAGTACCTTGACAACAATCCCCACCATTGACATGAAAAAATTGGCCTTGGGGGAGACCTCGGACTTGGAACTAGAGAAGTTGCATTCAACTTGTAAAGCGTGGGGCCTCATACAg tTGGCGAACCATGGAGTTAGCTCTTCACTATTAGAAAAGCTAAAACATGAGATTGAAGAATTCTTCATGCTTCCTTcggaagagaaaatgaaatataaGGCAAGGCCAGGTGATGTTGAAGGCTATGGAACAATCATCAGATGCAACGACCAAACACTCGATTGGGGTGATAGGTTCTACATGACACTCAACCCTATTCAAAAAAGAAAGCCATATTTATTTCCAGAGCTCCCTTCATCCTTGAg AAACACATTAGAGGCATACATCTCAGAGTTGCAAAAGCTTGCCATGACGCTTCTAGGTTATATGGGAAAAGCTCTGAAAATAGAGATCAAAGAGATGGAGGAGTTATTTGGAGATGGGATGCAATCAATGAGGATGAATTACTATCCTCCATGCCCACAACCAGAACTTGTTGTGGGTCTTACTCCCCACTCTGACGCTACTGGGATCACCATCCTTCACCAAATTAATGGAGTACAAGGTCTTCAGATAAAGAAAGATGGGGTTTGGATTCCTGTGAACTTTTGCGCAGATTCTTTAGTTGTGAATGTCGGAGATGTTATGGAG ATCCTGAGCAATGGGGCCTTTACCAGCGTTGAGCACAGAGTAACTGTAAATTCAGATAAAGAAAGAATCTCACTTGCTATGTTCTTCAACCCCAAATTTGAGGCAGAGATTGGGCCTGTGACTAGTACTCTAAGCCCACGAAACCCACCATTATTTAAAAGGATTACAATGGAAGACTATGTCAAAGATTTCTTTTCCCGTAATCTGAATGGGAAGTCGCAATTGGAGAACATGAGAATCAAAAGTGGGGAATCAACGCTAGCTGCTTGA